One part of the Sorangiineae bacterium MSr11954 genome encodes these proteins:
- the istB gene encoding IS21-like element helper ATPase IstB, with translation MSTDNVLLAAVRAHTRVLKLPTVARECETLGRQSLAEGWSPLQYLRALLDAELAVRAEHAIGRRMRAARLPVHKTMSQFDWRRPHGLERARVEDLARGAWIPTARNIVILGPVGTGKTHLAIALAIEAIKRGHHVLFYRASDLVRALTEARDARALSRLQERLRRVSLLVVDELGFVPFEKAGGELLFDVLSTRHERCATVITSNLAFSEWNRVFVDDKLTAALLDRLAQHAEVLVTRGPGDRVPAAATKKTDSRSDESKPKATQEVPALTR, from the coding sequence ATGAGCACCGACAACGTGCTCTTGGCCGCCGTACGCGCCCATACGCGCGTACTCAAGCTGCCGACCGTCGCACGAGAGTGCGAAACGCTGGGACGTCAATCGCTGGCCGAAGGCTGGTCACCGTTGCAGTACTTGCGGGCGTTGCTCGACGCCGAGCTCGCAGTCCGCGCCGAGCACGCGATTGGGCGCCGCATGCGAGCGGCTCGTCTGCCCGTGCACAAAACGATGTCGCAATTCGATTGGCGGAGGCCACACGGTCTCGAACGCGCCCGCGTCGAAGACTTGGCTCGTGGTGCCTGGATTCCGACGGCGCGCAACATCGTGATCTTGGGCCCCGTGGGCACCGGAAAAACGCACTTGGCCATCGCGCTCGCCATCGAGGCCATCAAGCGCGGCCACCACGTGCTCTTTTACCGCGCCTCCGACTTGGTCCGGGCACTGACCGAGGCCCGGGATGCACGCGCTCTTTCTCGCCTGCAAGAGCGACTGCGAAGGGTTTCACTCTTGGTGGTGGACGAACTTGGCTTTGTACCGTTTGAAAAAGCCGGCGGAGAGCTGCTCTTCGACGTCTTGTCCACCCGGCACGAACGGTGCGCAACGGTGATCACATCGAATCTGGCTTTTAGTGAATGGAACCGGGTCTTCGTCGACGACAAGCTGACGGCCGCACTCCTGGACCGTCTGGCCCAGCATGCGGAGGTCCTCGTCACTCGCGGTCCGGGAGACCGTGTCCCGGCCGCGGCCACCAAAAAGACAGATTCAAGATCTGACGAGAGCAAACCCAAAGCGACCCAGGAGGTGCCGGCGCTCACGCGGTGA
- a CDS encoding helix-turn-helix domain-containing protein → MVPMDVVAVIRHKVASEGVPIREVARELGLSRNTIRRYVRANKIPVPRPEKQVRPSPVRDEVATAAAAIWRARRSFTAGKQRLTAKRLWELLRENGHTASERTVRRLVAEFRSGEREVTVPLVYTPGELAQVDFFEVWVEPSGIRQKAWMFVMRLMHSGRDFAMLCAQQDATWFLAAHVAAFTYFAGWWPPWPMTT, encoded by the coding sequence ATGGTGCCGATGGACGTGGTGGCAGTGATTCGACACAAGGTGGCGAGCGAAGGGGTTCCGATTCGAGAAGTGGCGCGGGAGCTCGGATTGTCGCGAAACACGATTCGGCGATACGTGAGGGCCAACAAGATTCCGGTTCCAAGGCCAGAAAAACAGGTCCGACCAAGCCCGGTGCGCGACGAGGTGGCCACGGCGGCCGCGGCTATCTGGCGAGCGCGCCGATCCTTTACGGCGGGCAAACAGCGGCTGACGGCCAAGCGGCTGTGGGAGCTATTGCGTGAAAACGGGCACACGGCGAGCGAGCGCACCGTGCGGCGATTGGTGGCCGAATTCCGGAGCGGTGAGCGTGAGGTGACTGTTCCCCTGGTGTACACGCCGGGCGAGCTCGCACAGGTGGATTTTTTCGAGGTGTGGGTCGAGCCCTCGGGGATTCGCCAGAAGGCGTGGATGTTCGTGATGCGCTTGATGCACTCAGGGCGCGACTTCGCCATGCTCTGCGCGCAACAAGACGCCACTTGGTTCTTAGCGGCTCACGTTGCGGCGTTTACCTACTTCGCGGGGTGGTGGCCGCCGTGGCCTATGACAACTTGA
- a CDS encoding IS630 family transposase, whose product MISAGYDHPVETARGCSSCSCRRAFLRRNREAARDRSGDGEPNPAAAPRNELARAEASRRWQHLSDSRRNGADACRHRGRDARRDGRRTRVGARKALTHANESLRCAAGAHSPGVLSKKKSFLAAERNTLEHRELREAFCALLKNADLNSLVFIDESFVKTGMRREYARSLRGHRVTGSRPFRSWKTLSLIGAIRLGEKPKIMTSKAAVNGTTFLRFIKHRLSSWLYPGDIVIMDNLSIHKMLLVREAILDAGGFPVYLPTYSPELNPIERLWADMKRRLRTLALDAQDELLRTVRRLRVRGHVKLTHDGHQKLTHPAERSAGGSSFGQGKLTHP is encoded by the coding sequence ATGATCTCTGCTGGATATGATCACCCCGTTGAAACTGCGCGAGGCTGTTCTTCGTGCTCGTGCCGAAGGGCGTTCCTACGACGAAACCGCGAGGCTGCTCGGGATCGGTCGGGCGACGGTGAACCGAATCCTGCGGCTGCACCGCGAAACGAGCTCGCTCGAGCCGAGGCCTCGCGGAGGTGGCAACACCTCTCCGATTCACGGCGAAATGGCGCGGATGCTTGCCGCCATCGTGGCCGAGATGCCCGACGCGACGGTCGCCGAACTCGCGTCGGAGCTCGTAAAGCGCTCACGCACGCAAACGAGTCGCTCCGCTGTGCAGCGGGCGCTCACTCGCCTGGGGTTCTCTCGAAAAAAAAGTCGTTTCTTGCCGCCGAACGCAACACACTCGAGCACCGCGAACTCCGAGAAGCGTTCTGCGCGCTCTTGAAGAACGCGGACCTAAATAGCCTCGTTTTTATCGACGAATCTTTCGTAAAAACCGGCATGCGTCGCGAGTATGCACGCTCGTTGCGAGGTCACCGCGTCACCGGAAGCAGGCCCTTTCGTTCGTGGAAGACGCTCTCCCTCATCGGTGCGATCCGACTCGGCGAGAAGCCGAAGATCATGACGAGCAAAGCTGCGGTGAACGGGACGACCTTCCTTCGCTTCATCAAACACCGGCTCAGTTCGTGGCTGTATCCAGGCGACATCGTCATCATGGACAACCTCAGCATCCACAAGATGCTGCTCGTTCGCGAAGCCATCCTCGATGCAGGCGGCTTTCCGGTCTACCTCCCGACCTACAGCCCGGAGCTAAACCCAATTGAGCGCCTCTGGGCAGACATGAAACGACGTCTTCGAACGCTCGCCCTCGACGCTCAGGATGAACTCCTTCGGACCGTCCGTCGACTTCGTGTACGCGGCCACGTTAAATTGACCCACGACGGCCACCAGAAATTGACCCACCCGGCGGAGCGAAGCGCGGGGGGGAGCAGTTTCGGCCAGGGAAAATTGACCCACCCCTGA
- a CDS encoding protein kinase produces MGEVYAVRDLHLDKDFALKTITLKDERGLPRPWQVLAPRFELEARLGARLRDPKSLHDGRDRILTVLNYDFMADGRPFAVMDLLEGWSLGEYLKIHERLPFVTACRIGRDVCLAIAFLHEQGVLHRDVKALNVFLEPGAEMRARLMDLGVATFYPAPDGQKLTSQGGLVGTHGYIPRETYFGEPDEPSRDLFALGVLIFEMVTGQRPWAKHGPNALREIILKDNPPDAPRLTEFIPNYGDAEHYFARQVERLLSHDPRKRTDAATMAVACERAERAVASRQAPIVIEATVEDESLALTSTMQKRAAAVAAKANQDRLPSIIVPGSDPVIEARHQLASMSTARESVEGPPASVPREVRNAMGLVSAVAPTEPSPVAAASLPTAVDANRSRPVAGGQTPMPMSRTVDPTPDLAREHRVREAPVCDEEMARRLLGQGLEGPAHEEGAVPEPQRGRSWGWRIAGGVAAAVTSFVVVGLVTGTLGHLFATRSASPPMVAAPAPAAPVPVRAEASAAAPSPTLEAAEWPAAVADAAVGQPALAVASAAAVASAPTVAPALATTEKEPSPKKAAEPPKIVEIPKTSVATRPSASSKAARAKKVPTRVEDLESGLDGP; encoded by the coding sequence ATGGGCGAGGTCTACGCGGTGAGGGACCTCCATCTCGATAAGGATTTCGCCCTCAAAACCATCACGCTCAAAGATGAGCGAGGCTTGCCGCGCCCGTGGCAAGTCTTGGCGCCGCGCTTCGAGTTGGAGGCGAGGCTCGGGGCCCGACTGCGCGATCCGAAGAGCCTGCACGATGGGCGGGATCGCATTCTCACCGTGTTGAACTACGACTTCATGGCGGATGGCCGGCCGTTCGCGGTGATGGATCTGCTCGAGGGTTGGTCGCTCGGGGAGTACCTCAAAATTCACGAACGCCTGCCGTTCGTGACGGCGTGCCGCATCGGGCGGGACGTGTGCCTGGCGATAGCTTTTTTGCACGAGCAGGGTGTGCTCCACCGCGACGTGAAGGCCCTGAATGTCTTTCTGGAACCGGGCGCGGAGATGCGGGCACGCCTCATGGATCTGGGCGTGGCCACGTTTTACCCAGCCCCCGATGGGCAGAAGTTGACGTCGCAAGGGGGGCTCGTCGGCACGCACGGCTACATCCCGCGCGAGACGTACTTCGGCGAGCCCGATGAGCCGTCGAGGGACTTGTTCGCCCTCGGCGTTCTGATCTTCGAGATGGTGACGGGGCAACGTCCCTGGGCCAAGCACGGGCCGAATGCTCTGCGGGAGATCATCCTCAAGGACAACCCTCCGGACGCTCCGCGGCTCACGGAGTTCATCCCGAACTACGGCGACGCCGAGCACTATTTCGCGCGCCAGGTGGAACGTCTGCTCTCGCACGATCCGCGCAAACGCACGGACGCGGCCACCATGGCGGTGGCGTGCGAGCGCGCCGAGCGTGCGGTGGCAAGTCGTCAGGCGCCCATTGTGATCGAGGCGACGGTCGAGGACGAATCCCTGGCGCTGACCAGCACGATGCAGAAACGCGCCGCCGCGGTCGCGGCCAAAGCGAACCAGGATCGGCTTCCCTCGATCATCGTGCCGGGCTCCGATCCCGTGATCGAAGCGAGGCACCAGCTCGCGAGCATGTCGACCGCACGTGAGTCGGTCGAGGGGCCGCCCGCCTCGGTTCCGCGCGAGGTTCGGAACGCCATGGGGCTGGTCAGCGCGGTGGCGCCCACGGAGCCATCGCCGGTGGCGGCCGCCTCCTTGCCGACGGCTGTGGACGCGAACAGATCGCGACCCGTGGCCGGCGGGCAAACCCCGATGCCCATGTCGCGCACCGTGGATCCAACGCCGGACCTTGCGCGTGAGCACCGAGTTCGGGAGGCGCCGGTGTGCGACGAGGAGATGGCCCGCAGGCTCCTGGGGCAGGGCCTCGAGGGGCCCGCGCACGAGGAAGGCGCCGTTCCAGAACCGCAACGGGGTCGGTCGTGGGGATGGAGGATCGCAGGCGGTGTTGCAGCCGCCGTCACGAGCTTCGTCGTCGTTGGCTTGGTGACGGGCACGCTCGGGCACTTGTTTGCAACGCGCTCCGCATCGCCGCCGATGGTCGCGGCGCCCGCACCCGCCGCACCCGTTCCCGTACGCGCGGAGGCTTCCGCCGCCGCGCCATCCCCGACCTTGGAAGCAGCCGAATGGCCTGCGGCCGTCGCAGACGCTGCCGTCGGTCAGCCGGCGCTTGCCGTCGCGTCGGCGGCAGCCGTCGCCTCCGCGCCCACCGTCGCACCGGCGCTTGCGACGACCGAGAAGGAGCCGAGCCCCAAAAAGGCCGCCGAACCGCCGAAGATCGTCGAGATCCCGAAAACCTCGGTTGCCACGCGCCCCAGTGCAAGCTCCAAGGCCGCTCGCGCGAAAAAGGTCCCCACGCGCGTCGAAGACCTCGAGAGCGGTCTCGATGGTCCCTGA
- a CDS encoding type VI secretion system baseplate subunit TssF, with protein sequence MFRYLVESALNEVWDGFQELAEQYPRLAPLLARDVNDDVTELAQSTAFVLASIDERLHDDGQTLLRPLVARALPECLRPRPSSTILELPPSATHSDNAQGATFEAGGAPIPLPFVVVWPVHPGPYAIQNVRVDRPNALLQTLHVVLVGRDGVSLGNVLPERIRFFVHVGSGGAARAIELLHALRTARDPIAFATFDSAGRPVARGNLPPDAFAWVRVDTDEPSLVSAPVDRFRASSLLRDLFEFPESYGFCEILVGPCRSEKVARLELILPLGRVVEHASSMNPRSLRLFCAPATNQYEIPIEPLRAEAGPEWPLVAEERAHAEILHVQSIHAEGRDGPVPIVSLEAPDRPHPIEPGLLYYRLEQAIARDESRTIVRLSLANRDRFRAPAPGTLEGTVLASDGTRTQNLGVGDVGGRNITRVSPSRRAMLGLAMRMNAFARMSPRRFAEPAHLNAFLRLHAAQGLYDGMLRMPSCVHMTHRTERRSLSGANWQTGDDFTLRIESASCSDAEAWLQCKLLARAIAERNEKLRYSRLTVLREKDRGLEAFARYDPRDGERHSFPLG encoded by the coding sequence ATGTTTCGATATCTCGTTGAAAGCGCGCTAAACGAAGTATGGGACGGATTCCAAGAGCTCGCGGAGCAGTATCCTCGGCTCGCTCCACTCCTCGCGCGGGACGTGAACGACGATGTGACCGAATTGGCCCAGTCGACGGCGTTCGTCCTCGCCTCCATCGACGAGCGTTTGCACGACGACGGGCAAACCCTTCTTCGACCCTTGGTCGCACGGGCGCTGCCCGAATGCCTTCGCCCGCGCCCATCTTCGACCATCTTGGAGCTGCCACCCTCCGCCACGCACTCGGACAACGCGCAGGGCGCGACATTCGAGGCGGGTGGCGCTCCCATCCCGCTCCCCTTCGTGGTGGTATGGCCCGTCCACCCGGGGCCGTACGCGATCCAAAACGTTCGGGTGGATCGTCCGAATGCGCTGCTGCAGACGCTTCACGTCGTGCTGGTGGGCCGCGACGGTGTGAGCCTTGGCAATGTATTACCGGAGCGCATTCGGTTCTTCGTGCACGTCGGATCCGGAGGCGCCGCCCGCGCCATCGAGCTTCTGCATGCGCTCCGCACGGCGCGCGATCCGATCGCGTTTGCCACGTTCGATTCGGCAGGGCGGCCCGTGGCGCGCGGGAACCTGCCGCCCGACGCCTTCGCGTGGGTGCGGGTGGACACGGACGAGCCGTCGCTGGTATCGGCGCCGGTCGATCGGTTCCGAGCGAGCTCGCTCCTGCGCGATCTGTTCGAGTTTCCCGAGAGCTACGGCTTTTGCGAGATCCTCGTTGGCCCGTGCCGCTCCGAAAAGGTCGCTCGCCTCGAGCTGATCCTTCCACTGGGCCGGGTCGTGGAGCACGCGTCATCCATGAACCCTCGGTCCCTGCGCCTCTTCTGCGCGCCGGCCACGAATCAATACGAGATTCCCATCGAGCCCCTTCGTGCCGAGGCCGGCCCCGAGTGGCCGCTCGTGGCCGAGGAGCGCGCACATGCCGAGATCCTGCATGTTCAATCGATCCACGCGGAGGGGAGGGACGGGCCGGTTCCCATCGTCTCGTTGGAAGCGCCTGACCGTCCGCATCCCATCGAACCCGGTTTGCTCTACTACCGGCTCGAGCAGGCCATTGCGCGCGACGAATCGCGGACCATCGTGCGACTCTCGCTCGCCAACCGCGACCGCTTTCGCGCACCGGCCCCAGGGACACTCGAGGGAACGGTCCTCGCCAGCGACGGCACGCGGACTCAAAACCTCGGTGTCGGTGACGTTGGTGGTCGAAACATCACGCGCGTGTCGCCCTCCCGTCGTGCGATGTTGGGGCTCGCGATGCGCATGAATGCATTTGCGCGCATGTCGCCCCGACGATTCGCCGAGCCGGCCCATCTCAACGCTTTTCTCCGATTGCACGCGGCCCAAGGGCTTTACGACGGCATGCTTCGAATGCCCTCGTGCGTCCACATGACCCACCGCACCGAACGCCGCTCGCTTTCAGGCGCGAACTGGCAAACGGGTGACGACTTCACGCTTCGAATCGAATCGGCGTCCTGCAGCGACGCGGAAGCATGGCTTCAGTGCAAGCTTCTCGCCCGCGCGATCGCGGAGCGCAATGAAAAGCTGCGCTATTCGCGGCTTACGGTCCTTCGGGAGAAGGATCGCGGCCTCGAGGCGTTCGCGCGCTACGACCCGCGCGATGGCGAGCGCCATTCCTTTCCTTTGGGTTGA
- a CDS encoding type VI secretion system tube protein Hcp: MPSNNQSIIYISINGSKQGQFKSDDTRAGEGRSTAIAFGGKVTVPIETRGKSEKGAGTVQNEPMWIVCEWNAVVAQCLQAAWSNSEPLEDVTLDFKRKDSGGKETSYATMALKKATVTMVEFGVADTARMLPGDHEYSDLARISFSYEEVELEVKGVEGDTKAAYKRKADA, translated from the coding sequence ATGCCTTCGAACAACCAGTCCATTATTTACATCTCCATCAACGGCTCGAAGCAAGGGCAGTTCAAGAGCGATGACACGCGCGCGGGGGAGGGGAGATCGACCGCCATTGCCTTCGGGGGCAAGGTGACCGTCCCGATCGAGACGCGTGGCAAAAGCGAAAAGGGCGCGGGCACGGTGCAGAACGAGCCGATGTGGATCGTCTGCGAGTGGAACGCGGTCGTCGCGCAGTGTTTGCAGGCCGCGTGGAGCAACAGCGAACCGCTCGAGGACGTCACGCTCGACTTCAAACGCAAAGATTCGGGCGGAAAGGAAACGTCGTACGCCACCATGGCGCTGAAGAAAGCCACCGTCACGATGGTCGAGTTCGGGGTTGCCGATACGGCTCGAATGCTGCCCGGCGATCACGAATACAGCGATCTGGCCCGAATCAGCTTTTCGTACGAGGAGGTCGAGCTCGAGGTGAAGGGCGTCGAAGGCGATACGAAAGCCGCCTACAAACGAAAGGCCGACGCGTGA
- the tssG gene encoding type VI secretion system baseplate subunit TssG, which yields MARFPQARIEGLVAAARAFATLHPGLVGRLGRMAMDASLERIRRGVFAIGAAILERIPDFEMESHGALADVVAPSLARPFPAATIVQLEPEDGRSRRIAAGAEILSAKDPWCRFQTVSDVDVGPYRIENARALAGSLQFEVRVFDGTLDTALGEELRIYVDGPHEAALLLLAHVLRHTERVELRFPDGRVRDLDAAVRPYGLRLDEMLAPEPDGPPTATSLLQEYFSFPEKFRFFVLRLGSAHRGAGVRQATVVLRFERALPAAASLAQDGLRAHCVPAVNLFRTTAEPRMFGPGVSTFPVHVAGLPRARGVVYAVISATAKPRDRAGPTIPLPAVRRFAAERFSSDFPYAYSTRWVPSRTRSEPDLFVTLTSPRGAEPLLEPHVIALRVLATSRGCELAPGELASAGAGMPGSMRVRNILPTSNYVPPAAGADLALRAFMRGAIPDEDPLVALQNVLFSLLPPFEVDPARFHANVARIRSLEALTIQPTTEPSGSRRGYRASLELDETDFRGPGDVALFARILHRLLDAHVATNGFVQCIATLKKTGDAIRWPPSVSESTPHEHPCAARPRASHPERAPLGLAVRQARVDLFERLVETAGQYDFFAAARLLEHMFAADVGRPHRGRRPIRFGQVPSLVYPSGDVAALTVSRGERPHVRLDLRFLGLVGTSAPLAAQWTEEIVQHDDEGVVRAFYDVLHHPLAARLYAAWKARAIEGGFDLDGNDALSRILRPLAGVDAFTAIAEDPLPPMVALGLADFQRGQPHAMDVRSAEQLLQRLVPWPISLQPNIHRTVAIDPFETAQLGVQVSTLGEDMIYGDERDDTEGLVRLHVGPVGRTAYESLMPGGSAYAYVELLTRRIFDAKVAVELEVHLDANDVPAWELGARELGVETYYTTELGGSLHVRVPLLANAEEATREFVPAVEKDERCARC from the coding sequence ATGGCGCGCTTTCCGCAGGCACGTATCGAAGGGCTCGTGGCCGCCGCGCGCGCGTTCGCAACGCTGCATCCGGGGCTCGTGGGACGCCTCGGTCGCATGGCCATGGACGCTTCCCTCGAGCGCATCCGCCGAGGTGTTTTCGCCATCGGCGCTGCCATCCTGGAGCGGATCCCCGATTTCGAAATGGAGAGTCACGGCGCGCTGGCGGACGTTGTCGCCCCCTCCTTGGCGCGGCCGTTTCCCGCAGCCACCATCGTGCAGCTGGAGCCCGAGGACGGCCGGAGCCGGCGCATCGCCGCGGGCGCAGAGATCCTGTCGGCCAAAGACCCATGGTGCCGTTTCCAAACGGTGAGCGATGTGGATGTGGGGCCGTACCGCATCGAGAACGCGCGCGCCCTCGCCGGATCGCTCCAGTTCGAGGTGCGCGTCTTCGACGGGACGCTCGACACGGCGTTGGGTGAGGAGCTGCGCATTTACGTGGACGGCCCGCACGAAGCCGCGCTTTTACTGCTCGCGCACGTCCTTCGCCATACGGAGCGGGTGGAGCTCCGTTTCCCCGATGGGCGCGTCCGCGATTTGGACGCGGCCGTTCGGCCGTATGGCCTGCGGCTGGACGAGATGCTCGCGCCGGAGCCGGACGGCCCTCCCACCGCGACGTCCCTGCTGCAAGAGTATTTCAGCTTTCCCGAGAAATTTCGGTTCTTCGTTCTTCGCCTGGGCAGTGCACATCGCGGCGCGGGCGTGCGCCAGGCTACGGTGGTCCTTCGCTTCGAACGGGCCTTACCCGCCGCTGCGTCGCTTGCGCAAGACGGCTTGCGTGCGCACTGCGTGCCGGCGGTCAACCTGTTTCGCACGACCGCCGAGCCGCGCATGTTTGGTCCCGGCGTGTCGACCTTCCCCGTGCACGTCGCGGGGCTACCCCGAGCGCGCGGTGTTGTCTATGCCGTCATATCGGCGACGGCCAAGCCCCGCGATCGGGCGGGCCCGACCATCCCATTGCCTGCCGTGCGGCGCTTCGCAGCCGAACGGTTCTCGAGCGACTTTCCGTACGCCTACTCCACGCGTTGGGTGCCCTCCCGCACGCGCTCGGAGCCCGATTTGTTCGTCACCTTAACGAGCCCGCGAGGCGCCGAGCCCCTCCTCGAGCCCCATGTGATCGCGCTGCGCGTGTTGGCCACGAGCCGCGGGTGCGAGCTGGCGCCGGGGGAGCTTGCGTCGGCGGGGGCCGGCATGCCGGGGTCGATGCGCGTGCGCAACATCCTGCCGACATCGAACTACGTTCCACCGGCTGCGGGCGCCGACCTCGCCCTTCGGGCGTTCATGCGTGGGGCAATCCCCGACGAGGACCCGCTCGTTGCGCTTCAGAACGTGCTCTTTTCGCTCCTACCGCCATTCGAGGTCGATCCGGCACGCTTTCACGCCAACGTCGCCCGGATTCGGAGCCTCGAAGCGCTCACGATCCAGCCGACCACCGAGCCGAGTGGCTCACGCCGCGGCTATCGGGCATCCCTCGAGCTCGACGAGACCGACTTTCGTGGACCGGGCGACGTCGCGCTCTTCGCGCGCATTCTTCATCGACTCCTCGATGCGCACGTCGCCACCAACGGCTTCGTTCAATGCATCGCAACCTTGAAGAAGACCGGCGATGCCATCCGATGGCCGCCTAGCGTCTCGGAGTCAACGCCCCACGAGCATCCTTGCGCGGCGCGCCCGCGTGCCTCGCATCCGGAGCGAGCTCCGCTCGGTCTCGCCGTTCGACAGGCACGGGTCGATCTGTTCGAGCGCCTCGTCGAAACCGCCGGCCAATACGACTTCTTCGCGGCCGCTCGCCTCCTGGAGCACATGTTCGCGGCCGACGTCGGCCGCCCCCATCGCGGGCGCCGCCCCATTCGATTCGGCCAAGTACCGAGTCTTGTGTACCCTTCCGGTGACGTCGCGGCCCTCACCGTGTCCAGGGGCGAACGCCCGCACGTGCGGTTGGATCTTCGTTTCTTGGGCCTCGTGGGCACGTCCGCCCCTCTCGCGGCCCAATGGACCGAGGAAATCGTCCAGCACGACGACGAGGGCGTCGTGCGCGCATTTTACGATGTGCTGCACCACCCGCTGGCCGCGCGACTGTACGCCGCGTGGAAGGCGCGCGCCATCGAGGGTGGGTTCGATCTGGACGGCAACGACGCGCTCAGCCGAATCCTCCGCCCGCTGGCGGGCGTCGACGCCTTCACGGCGATTGCCGAGGACCCCTTGCCGCCGATGGTCGCGTTGGGCCTCGCCGATTTTCAGCGCGGCCAGCCGCACGCGATGGACGTTCGCAGCGCCGAGCAGCTTCTCCAGCGCCTTGTCCCGTGGCCCATCTCCTTGCAGCCCAACATCCACCGGACCGTCGCCATCGACCCGTTTGAGACGGCGCAGTTGGGCGTGCAGGTCTCGACCCTCGGAGAAGACATGATCTACGGCGACGAGCGCGACGATACCGAGGGTCTCGTCCGCCTTCACGTGGGGCCCGTTGGTCGCACCGCGTACGAGAGCTTGATGCCCGGCGGGAGTGCCTACGCTTACGTGGAGTTGCTGACGAGGCGCATCTTCGACGCCAAGGTTGCCGTGGAGCTCGAGGTCCACCTCGACGCGAACGACGTACCTGCGTGGGAGCTCGGCGCCCGCGAGCTTGGCGTGGAGACCTATTACACTACGGAGCTCGGCGGATCCCTTCACGTGCGCGTGCCGCTCTTGGCCAACGCCGAGGAGGCCACGCGCGAGTTCGTTCCAGCCGTCGAGAAGGATGAACGATGCGCGCGATGCTGA